In Microtus ochrogaster isolate Prairie Vole_2 unplaced genomic scaffold, MicOch1.0 UNK19, whole genome shotgun sequence, the following are encoded in one genomic region:
- the Kcnv1 gene encoding potassium voltage-gated channel subfamily V member 1, translated as MDLSPRNRPLLDSSSLDSGSLTSLDSSVFCSEGEGEPLALGDCLTVNVGGSRFVLSQQALSCFPHTRLGKLAVVVASYRRLGALAAAPSPLELCDDANPVDNEYFFDRSSQAFRYVLHYYRTGRLHVMEQLCALSFLQEIQYWGIDELSIDSCCRDRYFRRKELSETLDFKKDTDDQESQHESEQDFSQGPCPTVRQKLWDILEKPGSSTAARIFGVISIIFVAVSIVNMALMSAELSWLNLQLLEILEYVCISWFTGEFLLRFLCVKDRCRFLRKVPNIIDLLAILPFYITLLVESLSGSHTTQELENVGRLVQVLRLLRALRMLKLGRHSTGLRSLGMTITQCYEEVGLLLLFLSVGISIFSTIEYFAEQSIPDTTFTSVPCAWWWATTSMTTVGYGDIRPDTTTGKIVAFMCILSGILVLALPIAIINDRFSACYFTLKLKEAAVRQREALKKLTKNIATDSYISVNLRDVYARSIMEMLRLKGRERASTRSSGGDDFWF; from the exons ATGGATCTGTCACCCCGCAACCGGCCGCTGCTAGATTCCTCCTCGCTGGACAGCGGCTCGCTGACCTCGCTGGACTCCAGCGTATTCTGCAGCGAGGGCGAAGGGGAACCCTTGGCTCTGGGGGACTGCCTCACGGTCAACGTGGGCGGCAGCCGCTTCGTGCTCTCGCAGCAGGCTCTGTCCTGCTTCCCGCACACGCGGCTGGGCAAGCTGGCCGTGGTGGTGGCCTCCTACCGCCGCCTAGGAGCCCTGGCTGCGGCTCCCAGCCCCCTGGAGCTTTGTGATGATGCCAACCCTGTGGACAACGAGTACTTCTTCGACCGGAGCTCCCAGGCGTTCCGCTATGTCCTGCACTACTACCGCACTGGTCGCCTGCACGTCATGGAACAGCTGTGcgctctctcctttcttcaggAGATCCAGTATTGGGGCATCGACGAACTCAGCATCGATTCCTGCTGCAGGGACAG ATACTTCAGGAGAAAGGAGCTGAGCGAGACGCTTGACTTTAAGAAGGACACGGATGACCAGGAGAGCCAACATGAGAGTGAGCAGGACTTCTCACAAGGACCTTGTCCCACTGTCCGCCAAAAGCTCTGGGACATCCTGGAGAAACCTGGGTCTTCCACAGCAGCCAGGATCTTCGGAGTAATCTCCATCATTTTTGTGGCAGTGTCCATCGTCAACATGGCCCTGATGTCAGCTGAGCTAAGTTGGCTCAACCTACAGCTGTTGGAGATCTTGGAATATGTGTGTATAAGCTGGTTCACCGGGGAATTCCTCCTGCGCTTCCTGTGTGTGAAGGACCGGTGCCGCTTCCTGAGGAAGGTGCCAAACATCATAGACCTCCTTGCTATCTTGCCCTTCTACATAACTCTTCTGGTGGAAAGTCTGAGTGGCAGCCACACCACACAGGAGCTGGAAAACGTGGGGCGCTTGGTCCAGGTTTTGAGGCTCCTCAGGGCTCTGCGCATGCTAAAACTGGGAAGGCATTCTACAG GATTGCGCTCACTTGGGATGACAATCACCCAGTGCTATGAAGAAGTTGGCCTACTGCTCCTGTTTCTATCTGTGGGGATTTCTATATTTTCTACAATAGAATACTTTGCAGAGCAAAGCATTCCTGACACAACCTTCACAAGTGTTCCTTGTGCATGGTGGTGGGCCACAACATCAATGACTACAGTAGGATATGGGGACATTAGACCAGACACCACCACAGGCAAAATCGTGGCCTTCATGTGTATCCTATCAGGAATCCTTGTCTTGGCCTTGCCTATTGCCATTATTAATGATCGCTTCTCTGCTTGCTACTTCACCTTGAAACTCAAGGAAGCAGCCGTGAGACAGCGTGAAGCTCTCAAGAAGCTTACCAAGAACATTGCCACTGACTCCTACATCAGTGTTAACTTGAGAGATGTCTATGCCCGGAGCATCATGGAGATGCTTCGATTAAAGGGCAGGGAAAGAGCAAGTACTAGAAGCAGTGGTGGAGATGATTTTTGGTTTTAA